Proteins from a genomic interval of Streptomyces fodineus:
- a CDS encoding SDR family oxidoreductase, producing the protein MGLQGQRIVVIGGTSGIGLAVAEGAAREGAEVVVASRRPESVEAALKRLPASAEGHVLDATDEDTVRGFFERVGAFDHLVYTAGESLLLEPLAEASVVRARRFLDTRLWGAYTAVKYGAGSIRPGGSVVLTTGTAGRRPMPGSSAASALCGAMESLTRALAVELAPLRVNVVSPGLVRTELWREVPEAAREELFRSSAESLPVGRVGEPADVAEAYLYLMRGGYSTGSVVVVDGGGTLV; encoded by the coding sequence ATGGGACTGCAAGGACAGCGGATCGTCGTCATCGGGGGTACGTCGGGCATCGGGCTCGCGGTCGCCGAGGGGGCGGCGCGGGAGGGTGCCGAGGTGGTGGTGGCCTCGCGCCGCCCAGAGAGCGTGGAGGCGGCGCTGAAGCGGCTGCCGGCAAGCGCCGAGGGGCATGTGCTGGACGCGACGGACGAGGACACGGTACGCGGTTTCTTCGAGCGGGTCGGCGCGTTCGACCACCTGGTGTACACGGCAGGTGAGTCGCTGCTGCTGGAGCCGCTGGCGGAGGCGAGCGTCGTACGGGCACGGCGGTTTCTGGACACGCGGCTGTGGGGTGCGTACACGGCGGTGAAGTACGGCGCCGGGTCGATCCGTCCGGGTGGGTCGGTGGTGCTGACCACGGGGACGGCGGGGCGCCGGCCGATGCCCGGTTCGAGTGCCGCGTCGGCGCTGTGCGGGGCGATGGAGTCGCTGACCCGGGCGCTGGCCGTGGAACTGGCGCCGCTGCGGGTCAATGTGGTCTCGCCCGGGCTGGTGCGCACCGAGCTGTGGCGGGAGGTGCCGGAGGCGGCGCGGGAGGAGCTGTTCCGGTCGTCCGCCGAGTCGCTGCCGGTGGGGCGGGTCGGCGAGCCGGCGGATGTGGCGGAGGCGTACCTGTATCTGATGCGTGGGGGCTACAGCACCGGTTCGGTGGTGGTCGTGGACGGGGGCGGGACCCTGGTGTGA
- a CDS encoding isochorismatase family protein, translated as MTAAPVLDPQRTALILVDLMERIVALPLEPRKGTEVLAASEELAGIFRSAGAPVVLVRVERPSVAEQPPGSGLVPGLAKPKDLEVVKRTIGAFEGTGLDELLRQRGITTLVFGGIATNLGVESTARAAADLGYDLVFVEDAMAAFTAAEHEASVRLDFPRLGTVTAAADVRLGPA; from the coding sequence ATGACTGCAGCCCCCGTGCTCGATCCGCAGCGCACCGCACTGATCCTCGTCGACCTGATGGAACGCATCGTCGCGCTGCCCCTGGAACCGCGCAAAGGCACCGAAGTACTGGCCGCCAGCGAGGAGTTGGCCGGCATCTTCCGCTCCGCCGGAGCGCCCGTCGTCCTCGTCCGGGTCGAACGCCCCTCGGTCGCCGAACAGCCGCCCGGCAGCGGACTCGTGCCCGGCCTCGCCAAGCCCAAGGACCTGGAGGTGGTCAAGCGGACCATCGGCGCCTTCGAGGGCACAGGCCTCGACGAGCTGCTGCGCCAACGTGGCATCACTACCCTGGTGTTCGGCGGGATCGCCACCAACCTCGGCGTCGAGTCCACCGCCCGCGCCGCCGCGGACCTCGGCTACGACCTCGTCTTCGTCGAGGACGCCATGGCCGCCTTCACCGCCGCCGAACACGAGGCCTCCGTCCGGCTCGACTTCCCCCGGCTGGGCACGGTCACGGCCGCCGCCGACGTACGCCTCGGGCCCGCCTGA
- a CDS encoding MarR family winged helix-turn-helix transcriptional regulator: protein MAEAPLPAIRSLPSWLLGRAAARGRSLVAGALAAEGQKMWHHVVLSAVRDLQPVAQADLGRGVGLDPKDLVGVLNDLQSAGHVVRAPDPRDRRKNAVTLTDDGARLLARCEKAARDANDELLAPLSAAERDQFMGLLIRISGTDG from the coding sequence ATGGCCGAAGCACCCCTGCCCGCGATCCGCTCCCTGCCCAGCTGGCTCCTCGGCCGCGCCGCCGCCCGGGGCCGTTCCCTGGTCGCAGGCGCCCTCGCGGCCGAGGGCCAGAAGATGTGGCACCACGTGGTCCTCTCCGCCGTCCGCGACCTCCAGCCCGTCGCCCAGGCCGACCTCGGCCGCGGCGTGGGCCTCGACCCCAAGGACCTGGTCGGCGTGCTCAACGACCTGCAGTCCGCCGGCCATGTCGTCCGCGCCCCCGACCCCAGGGACCGGCGCAAGAACGCAGTGACCCTCACCGACGACGGCGCCCGCCTCCTCGCGCGCTGCGAGAAGGCGGCCCGCGACGCCAACGACGAGCTGCTCGCCCCGCTGTCGGCCGCCGAACGCGATCAGTTCATGGGCTTGTTGATCCGGATTTCCGGTACGGACGGCTGA
- a CDS encoding quinone oxidoreductase family protein, which translates to MRRVRYESTGGPLFLEEAPVPEPGPGELLVRCAAVGVTLPVVRKVTEAAEPIALGGEIAGEVVAAGEGVTRFRPGEQVTGLCFGHGYADFALLHEAMASPVPDGADAVDAVALVRSGLVAFGALEAARPVPGEAVLVTAAASGVGHLAVQLARVRGAGRVVGAVSDPGKAEFVRSLGADDCIQYGDDSWGDPVDCVLDAVGGDLLAPALAALAPHGRLVAYSSGGGTVQAYDLLVGAKSVIGFQMALIARGRPDLYEHWRRELWRLFAEGALKPAVHAEFALEDAAKAHEVIERRANLGKVVLRP; encoded by the coding sequence ATGCGCCGTGTCCGCTATGAATCCACCGGCGGCCCGCTGTTCCTGGAGGAGGCCCCCGTCCCCGAGCCCGGCCCCGGCGAGCTGCTGGTGCGCTGCGCGGCGGTCGGCGTCACCCTGCCGGTGGTCCGCAAGGTCACCGAGGCCGCCGAACCGATCGCGCTCGGCGGCGAGATCGCCGGCGAGGTGGTGGCGGCGGGCGAGGGCGTGACCCGTTTCCGGCCGGGCGAGCAGGTGACCGGGCTCTGCTTCGGGCACGGCTACGCCGACTTCGCCCTGCTGCACGAGGCCATGGCCTCCCCGGTTCCGGACGGAGCCGACGCCGTGGACGCGGTCGCGCTGGTGCGCAGCGGCCTGGTGGCGTTCGGGGCACTGGAGGCGGCGCGGCCGGTGCCGGGCGAGGCGGTGCTCGTCACGGCGGCGGCGAGCGGGGTCGGGCATCTCGCCGTGCAGCTGGCGCGGGTGCGGGGTGCGGGGCGGGTGGTGGGGGCCGTGTCCGATCCGGGCAAGGCGGAATTCGTCCGCTCGCTGGGCGCGGACGACTGTATTCAGTATGGCGACGACAGCTGGGGAGATCCTGTCGACTGTGTACTGGATGCCGTCGGCGGTGACCTGCTCGCTCCCGCCCTCGCCGCGCTGGCCCCGCACGGCCGCCTGGTCGCCTACAGCTCCGGCGGCGGCACCGTCCAGGCGTACGACCTGCTGGTGGGCGCCAAGTCGGTGATCGGGTTCCAGATGGCCCTGATCGCCCGCGGCCGGCCCGACCTGTACGAACACTGGCGCCGGGAGCTGTGGCGGCTGTTCGCCGAGGGCGCCCTGAAACCCGCCGTGCACGCCGAGTTCGCCCTGGAGGACGCGGCGAAGGCGCACGAGGTGATCGAGCGGCGGGCCAACCTGGGCAAGGTCGTGCTGCGCCCGTAG
- a CDS encoding sialidase family protein: MPSGLRARLRSALATALSTAALLLAPLATPQAAHAQPTSASPKFEQQVLFKAAQDPGYACFRIPAIVKTADGTLLAFAEGRVLNCGDAADIDIVLKRSTDGGRTWGPLQVVNDGGGDTHGNPAPIVDRATGRVWLAETYNTGRTDSASCSIPCDRTPHLQYSDDDGATWSAPRDLSPEILPADWNSWYATGPVHGIQLTKGRYAGRLVFGVNTETWDGGRVTANHAALIVSDDHGGHWRIGATDTWPIADDGTFRQKPSELALAERGDGSLLVSGREQDGTDLGHRTQAVSRDGGSSFTATFHDLPDLYAPQVQGSLLRLGNRLLLACPADPDRRRTMMIRSSYDGGRTWDSVDRGTVVTTDWSGYSDLVRVDADTVGLIYEGGAVDARGEIRFARFTEDWLAPRRGPDPVTADLAPHARPAAVLGGAEETEGVFGGALRFDGSDDAVRLPYRSALPLGRKDFTASLWFRYTATTGEQPLLWMGGVGTSQPQVWVRGEPSNHRIQGLITVRDGAIAPQTAYVRTNTAYNDGEWHHLVLRRGEGRLSLFVDGMQSSVDDIPGSVSRNSPFGVHIGQRMDSRAFFTGAIDEVHVWDRALTDQELSDPKALRSPKDTVLWLPLDHVSG, translated from the coding sequence ATGCCGTCAGGTCTTCGCGCCCGTCTCAGATCCGCACTCGCCACCGCCCTCAGCACGGCGGCCCTGCTCCTGGCGCCACTCGCCACCCCGCAAGCGGCACATGCCCAACCCACCTCCGCCTCCCCAAAGTTCGAACAGCAGGTGCTGTTCAAGGCCGCCCAGGACCCCGGCTACGCCTGCTTCCGCATACCAGCCATCGTGAAGACGGCCGACGGCACCCTGCTGGCGTTCGCCGAGGGCCGGGTCCTCAACTGCGGGGACGCCGCCGACATCGACATCGTGCTCAAGCGCTCCACCGACGGCGGCCGCACCTGGGGCCCACTGCAGGTGGTCAACGACGGCGGCGGTGACACCCACGGCAACCCGGCGCCGATCGTGGACCGCGCAACGGGCCGGGTCTGGCTCGCGGAGACGTACAACACCGGCCGTACCGACAGCGCCAGTTGCTCGATCCCCTGCGACCGCACCCCGCACCTTCAGTACAGCGACGACGACGGCGCGACCTGGTCCGCGCCACGCGATCTGAGCCCGGAGATCCTGCCCGCCGACTGGAACTCCTGGTACGCGACCGGGCCGGTGCACGGCATCCAGCTCACCAAGGGCCGGTACGCGGGGCGGTTGGTCTTCGGGGTCAACACCGAGACCTGGGACGGCGGCCGGGTCACCGCCAACCACGCCGCGCTGATCGTGAGCGACGACCACGGCGGCCACTGGCGGATCGGCGCCACCGACACCTGGCCCATCGCCGACGACGGCACCTTCCGGCAGAAACCGTCCGAGCTGGCCCTCGCCGAGCGCGGCGACGGCTCCCTCCTGGTCAGCGGTCGGGAGCAGGACGGCACCGACCTCGGCCACCGCACCCAGGCCGTCAGCCGCGACGGAGGGAGCAGCTTCACCGCCACCTTCCACGATCTGCCCGACCTGTACGCCCCGCAGGTCCAGGGTTCGCTGCTGCGCCTCGGCAACCGCCTCCTGCTGGCCTGCCCCGCCGACCCCGACCGACGGCGCACGATGATGATCCGCTCCTCCTACGACGGCGGCCGCACCTGGGACAGCGTGGACCGCGGCACGGTCGTCACCACGGACTGGTCCGGCTACTCCGACCTGGTGCGCGTGGACGCGGACACGGTGGGCCTGATCTACGAGGGCGGCGCGGTGGACGCGCGCGGCGAGATCCGCTTCGCCCGCTTCACCGAGGACTGGCTCGCCCCGCGCCGCGGCCCCGACCCGGTCACCGCCGACCTCGCCCCGCACGCCCGCCCGGCCGCGGTGCTCGGCGGCGCGGAGGAGACGGAGGGGGTCTTCGGCGGTGCCCTGCGGTTCGACGGCAGCGACGACGCCGTACGCCTGCCGTACCGCAGCGCATTGCCGCTGGGGAGGAAGGACTTCACGGCGTCCCTGTGGTTCCGGTACACGGCCACGACCGGGGAGCAGCCGCTGCTGTGGATGGGCGGGGTCGGGACCAGCCAGCCGCAGGTGTGGGTGCGCGGTGAGCCGTCGAACCACCGTATACAGGGCCTGATCACGGTACGGGACGGGGCGATCGCGCCGCAGACCGCATACGTGCGCACGAATACCGCATACAACGACGGCGAGTGGCATCATCTCGTGCTGCGCCGGGGCGAGGGCCGGCTGTCGTTGTTCGTCGACGGTATGCAGTCGTCCGTCGACGACATACCGGGGTCCGTCAGCCGCAACTCCCCCTTCGGCGTGCACATCGGTCAGCGCATGGACAGCCGGGCCTTCTTCACCGGCGCGATCGACGAGGTGCACGTGTGGGACCGAGCGCTCACCGACCAGGAGCTGTCGGACCCGAAGGCGCTCAGGTCACCGAAGGACACGGTCCTGTGGCTTCCCCTGGACCACGTGAGCGGCTGA
- a CDS encoding bile acid:sodium symporter family protein: MKRLRWPSWMPVDPYIVLLLGTVGLAALFPAHGTAAHAVSGASTAAIAVLFFLYGARLSTREALDGLRHWRLHVTVLVCTFVLFPVLGLAARAAVPVLLTQPLYQGLLFLTLVPSTIQSSIAFTSIARGNVPAAICAGSFSSLVGIVLTPLLAAGLFGGSGGGFSADSLVKIVLQLLVPFLAGQALRPWIGRFVARHKKVLGLVDRGSILLVVYTAFSEGMTRGIWHQVSPARLGALLLVEAVLLSVMLLLTWYGGKALGFGREDRIAIQFAGSKKSLASGLPMAGVLFGAHASLAVLPLMLFHQMQLMVCAVIAKRRARDPEEAPGAVGASAAHVVQGKPQDRVLR, from the coding sequence GTGAAACGCCTGCGCTGGCCGAGTTGGATGCCGGTCGACCCGTACATCGTGCTGCTGCTCGGAACGGTGGGCCTGGCGGCACTGTTCCCGGCGCACGGCACGGCCGCCCACGCCGTCTCCGGCGCCTCCACGGCCGCGATCGCCGTCCTCTTCTTCCTCTACGGCGCCCGGCTCTCCACCCGCGAGGCCCTGGACGGGCTGCGCCACTGGCGGCTCCATGTCACCGTGCTGGTCTGCACGTTCGTCCTCTTCCCGGTGCTCGGGCTGGCGGCGCGCGCCGCCGTGCCGGTGCTGCTGACCCAGCCGCTCTACCAGGGGCTGCTGTTCCTGACGCTGGTGCCGTCCACGATCCAGTCGTCCATCGCGTTCACCTCGATCGCCCGCGGAAACGTGCCTGCCGCGATCTGCGCGGGCTCCTTCTCCTCCCTCGTCGGCATCGTCCTCACCCCGCTGCTGGCGGCCGGACTGTTCGGCGGCAGCGGCGGGGGGTTCTCCGCCGACTCACTGGTCAAGATCGTGCTCCAGCTGCTGGTGCCGTTCCTCGCCGGGCAGGCGCTGCGCCCCTGGATCGGCCGGTTCGTCGCCCGGCACAAGAAGGTCCTCGGACTGGTCGACCGCGGCTCGATCCTGCTGGTCGTCTACACCGCCTTCAGCGAGGGCATGACCCGGGGCATCTGGCACCAGGTCAGCCCCGCACGGCTCGGCGCGCTCCTCCTCGTCGAGGCCGTCCTGCTCTCCGTGATGCTGCTGCTGACCTGGTACGGCGGCAAGGCGCTGGGCTTCGGCCGGGAGGACCGGATCGCCATCCAGTTCGCCGGCTCGAAGAAGTCCCTCGCCTCGGGGCTGCCCATGGCCGGCGTCCTGTTCGGCGCCCACGCCTCGCTCGCCGTGCTGCCGCTGATGCTGTTCCACCAGATGCAGCTCATGGTGTGCGCGGTCATCGCCAAGCGCCGGGCCCGGGACCCGGAGGAGGCCCCGGGCGCCGTCGGCGCGTCAGCCGCTCACGTGGTCCAGGGGAAGCCACAGGACCGTGTCCTTCGGTGA
- a CDS encoding LysR substrate-binding domain-containing protein, with protein MYDPTHLRAFLAVAQTLSFTQAARRLGLRQSTVSQHVRRLEDATGRQLFTRDTHAVELTEDGEAMLGFARRILQVHEQASAFFTGTRVRGRLRFGASEDFVLTRLPEILEGFRHDHPEVDLELTVELSGTLHEQLAAGKLDLVLAKRRPEDPRGELVWRDDLVWIGAERLRLDADRPVPLIVYPPPGITRARALQVLEREGRDWRIVCTSGSLNGLIAAARAGLGVMAHSRRLIPPGLFRLPDRSGLPDLGRIDFVLVHGRRRGTAEEAANALAAAILAGGERLRQRSG; from the coding sequence GTGTACGACCCGACACACCTGCGCGCCTTCCTCGCCGTGGCCCAGACGCTGAGCTTCACGCAGGCCGCGCGCCGGCTGGGGCTGCGCCAGTCCACGGTCAGCCAGCATGTGCGCCGGCTGGAGGACGCGACCGGGCGGCAGTTGTTCACCCGGGACACCCATGCGGTGGAGCTGACCGAGGACGGCGAGGCGATGCTGGGCTTCGCCCGGCGGATCCTGCAGGTCCACGAGCAGGCGTCGGCGTTCTTCACCGGCACCCGGGTGCGCGGCCGGCTGCGGTTCGGCGCCTCGGAGGACTTCGTGCTCACCCGGCTGCCGGAGATCCTGGAGGGCTTCCGCCACGACCATCCGGAGGTCGACCTGGAGCTGACGGTGGAGCTGTCGGGCACCCTGCACGAGCAGCTGGCCGCCGGGAAGCTCGACCTGGTGCTGGCCAAGCGGCGCCCGGAGGATCCGCGGGGCGAGCTGGTCTGGCGTGACGACCTGGTGTGGATCGGCGCCGAGCGGCTGCGCCTGGACGCGGACCGGCCCGTCCCGCTGATCGTGTATCCCCCGCCCGGCATCACCCGTGCCCGGGCGCTTCAGGTGCTGGAGCGCGAGGGCCGCGACTGGCGGATCGTGTGCACCAGCGGCAGCCTCAACGGCCTGATCGCGGCGGCCCGCGCCGGGCTCGGCGTGATGGCGCACTCCCGGCGCCTCATCCCACCCGGCCTGTTCCGGCTGCCGGACCGCTCCGGCCTGCCCGACCTGGGCAGGATCGACTTCGTGCTGGTCCACGGCCGCCGCCGGGGCACCGCCGAGGAGGCCGCGAACGCGCTGGCGGCGGCGATCCTGGCGGGCGGCGAACGACTGCGGCAGCGCAGCGGCTGA
- a CDS encoding AMP-dependent synthetase/ligase has protein sequence MREFTNPPLTSAPPVGGLADVVFEHARTDPAHIALGRKDASGQWRDVTAAEFRDEVLALAKGLLARGIRFGDRVAIMSRTRYEWTLFDFALWTIGAQVVPVYPTSSAEQCFWMLYDAEVAAAIVEHEDHAMTIATVIDRLPQLRQLWQLDSGCVQELYDTGAHLDDELVHRHRQAVTPDSVATIIYTSGTTGRPKGCVLSHANFMYEADTMIGRWQPVFHTKKDDEASTLLFLPLAHVFGRMVEVAAIRGKVRFGHQPQLHAAALLPDLAAFRPTFILAVPYIFEKVFNAARRKAEKEGRSGPFEKAVDIAVKYAEAVEAKAWGTGAGPSAGLRMQHQFFDKVVYTKIRAAMGGRIRNAMSGGSAMDRRLGLFFAGAGVQIYEGYGLTESTAAATANPPERTRYGTVGQPIPGVTVHIADDGEIWLHGGNVFQGYLNNPKATDETLHDGWLATGDLGSLDEDGYLTITGRKKEILVTSGGKSVSPGVLEERVRDHPLVNQCIVVGNDRPYIAALVTLDQEAVEHWLQMRGKPRMSAAQLVRDPDLETEVRRAVVAANTLVSQAESIRTFRILAQPFTEEHGLLTPSLKLKRKAIEKAYDNEVEALYRT, from the coding sequence TTGCGCGAGTTCACCAACCCGCCGCTCACGTCGGCGCCGCCGGTGGGCGGTCTGGCCGACGTGGTCTTCGAGCATGCCCGGACGGACCCGGCGCACATCGCCCTCGGCCGCAAGGACGCCTCCGGGCAGTGGCGGGACGTCACCGCCGCCGAGTTCCGCGACGAGGTGCTGGCCCTCGCCAAGGGCCTGCTGGCACGCGGCATCCGCTTCGGCGACCGCGTAGCGATCATGTCCCGCACCCGCTACGAGTGGACCCTGTTCGACTTCGCGCTGTGGACGATCGGTGCCCAGGTGGTGCCCGTCTACCCCACCTCCTCGGCCGAGCAGTGCTTCTGGATGCTCTACGACGCCGAGGTGGCCGCGGCGATCGTGGAGCACGAGGACCACGCGATGACCATCGCCACCGTCATCGACCGGCTTCCGCAACTGCGCCAGCTGTGGCAGCTGGACTCGGGCTGTGTGCAGGAGCTGTACGACACCGGGGCGCATCTGGACGACGAGCTGGTGCACCGGCACCGGCAGGCGGTCACCCCGGACTCGGTCGCCACGATCATCTACACCTCGGGCACCACCGGCCGCCCCAAGGGCTGCGTCCTCTCGCACGCCAACTTCATGTACGAGGCGGACACGATGATCGGGCGGTGGCAGCCGGTCTTCCACACCAAGAAGGACGACGAGGCGTCCACGCTGCTGTTCCTGCCGCTCGCGCATGTCTTCGGGCGGATGGTGGAGGTCGCCGCGATCCGCGGCAAGGTCCGCTTCGGGCACCAGCCGCAGCTGCACGCCGCCGCCCTGCTGCCCGATCTGGCCGCGTTCAGGCCCACGTTCATCCTCGCGGTGCCGTACATCTTCGAGAAGGTGTTCAACGCGGCCCGCCGGAAGGCGGAGAAGGAGGGCCGGTCGGGGCCGTTCGAGAAGGCGGTCGACATCGCGGTGAAGTACGCCGAGGCCGTGGAGGCCAAGGCGTGGGGCACCGGGGCCGGTCCGTCGGCGGGGCTGCGCATGCAGCACCAGTTCTTCGACAAGGTCGTCTACACCAAGATCCGCGCGGCGATGGGCGGCCGTATACGCAATGCGATGTCCGGCGGTTCGGCGATGGACCGCCGGCTGGGGCTGTTCTTCGCGGGCGCGGGCGTGCAGATCTACGAGGGCTACGGCCTGACCGAGTCGACGGCGGCGGCGACCGCCAACCCGCCCGAGCGCACCCGTTACGGCACCGTCGGCCAGCCCATACCGGGCGTGACCGTGCACATCGCCGACGACGGGGAGATCTGGCTGCACGGCGGCAACGTCTTCCAGGGCTATCTCAACAACCCGAAGGCCACCGACGAGACCCTGCACGACGGCTGGCTGGCCACCGGCGACCTCGGCTCCCTCGACGAGGACGGCTATCTGACCATCACCGGCCGCAAGAAGGAGATCCTGGTGACCTCCGGCGGCAAGAGCGTCTCCCCCGGGGTGCTGGAGGAGCGGGTCCGCGACCATCCGCTGGTCAACCAGTGCATCGTCGTCGGCAACGACCGCCCTTACATCGCCGCTCTGGTCACCCTCGACCAGGAAGCCGTCGAGCACTGGCTGCAGATGCGCGGAAAGCCGAGGATGTCCGCGGCCCAGCTGGTGCGCGACCCGGACCTGGAGACGGAGGTGCGGCGGGCGGTGGTCGCCGCCAACACCCTCGTCTCCCAGGCCGAGTCGATCCGCACCTTCCGCATCCTGGCGCAGCCGTTCACCGAGGAACACGGCCTGCTGACACCGTCGTTGAAGCTGAAGCGGAAGGCGATCGAGAAGGCGTACGACAACGAGGTCGAGGCCCTCTACCGGACCTGA
- a CDS encoding PQQ-dependent sugar dehydrogenase: protein MSLRRVHAWGLSLVLAVPLAGLTGGTAHAATDYQAEDARISQGTVAANHTGYTGSGFVDYTNIQGSYVEFTVSAAAAGPASVTLRYANGTAADRPMDLSVNGTVVAPAVSFPATADWNTWASKTVDVTLKAGSNKIRVTATTANGGPNLDRISLGTPSDTQAPTRPGQPSCSDIGEDRLTLSWGASTDDTGVAAYDLYEHGNKIGEAPGSTTSKTLTGLAPNTTYDLTVIARDAAGNTSPASPVVDCTTRPSSDSTPPTAPGTLHTADITSNTVDLTWGASTDDRAVTAYDVRSDTTVYKTVSTGTSTTLTGLACNSPYSLNVVARDAAGNVSPPSNTVSFTTRGCATDGGVPSSIATLSTGWTIPWGTYWLPDGQSALVTERDDFRVWKLTKSGTKTQVGTVPNAVTTNGEGGLLGVAVDPKWETNHYVYFMHTAAEGNRVVRMTYDGTKLGDYKVLLQGIRKNRYHNGGRLAFGPDGYLYVSTGEAQQPDLAQDKNSLNGKILRMTTDGKPAPGNPFGNYVYSYGHRNPQGLAFDRSGRLWEAEFGNSSKDELNLIKPGADYGWPTCEGSCNVAGMTNPKATWNVSEASPSGIAIVRNVIYMASLRGERLWRIPINGDTESVGTPTAYYVGTYGRLRTVTKVPGADQLWLSTTNCDNNGGAADGSDEIFRIDIS from the coding sequence ATGTCATTGAGAAGAGTTCATGCGTGGGGCCTCTCCCTGGTCCTCGCCGTGCCGCTGGCCGGACTGACGGGCGGCACCGCGCACGCGGCCACCGACTACCAGGCCGAGGACGCCCGGATCTCCCAGGGCACCGTCGCCGCCAACCACACCGGCTACACGGGCTCCGGCTTCGTCGACTACACCAACATCCAGGGCTCCTACGTCGAGTTCACGGTGAGCGCTGCCGCCGCCGGTCCCGCGTCCGTCACCCTGCGGTACGCCAACGGCACCGCCGCCGACCGCCCGATGGACCTGTCCGTCAACGGCACCGTCGTCGCACCCGCCGTCTCCTTCCCGGCCACGGCCGACTGGAACACCTGGGCGTCGAAGACCGTCGACGTCACCCTGAAGGCGGGCAGCAACAAGATCCGGGTGACGGCCACCACCGCGAACGGCGGCCCCAACCTCGACCGCATCAGCCTCGGCACACCGAGCGACACCCAGGCCCCCACCCGCCCCGGACAGCCCTCCTGCTCGGACATCGGCGAGGACCGCCTGACCCTGTCCTGGGGCGCGTCGACGGACGACACGGGGGTCGCGGCGTACGACCTCTACGAGCACGGCAACAAGATCGGCGAGGCACCGGGCAGCACCACCTCGAAGACGCTGACCGGGCTCGCCCCGAACACCACCTACGACCTCACGGTCATCGCCCGCGACGCGGCCGGCAACACCTCGCCCGCCAGCCCGGTCGTCGACTGCACGACCAGGCCCAGCTCCGACAGCACACCGCCGACCGCACCCGGTACATTGCATACAGCCGACATCACATCGAATACAGTCGACCTTACGTGGGGCGCCTCGACCGACGACCGCGCCGTCACCGCCTACGACGTGCGCAGCGACACCACCGTCTACAAGACGGTCAGCACCGGCACCTCCACCACACTCACCGGGCTCGCCTGCAACAGTCCGTACAGCCTGAACGTGGTCGCGCGCGACGCCGCCGGCAATGTCTCCCCGCCGAGCAACACGGTCTCCTTCACCACCAGAGGCTGCGCCACCGACGGCGGTGTCCCGTCGTCCATCGCCACGCTCTCCACGGGCTGGACCATCCCCTGGGGCACCTACTGGCTGCCCGACGGCCAGTCCGCGCTGGTCACCGAGCGGGACGACTTCCGGGTGTGGAAACTGACCAAGAGCGGCACGAAGACACAGGTCGGCACGGTCCCCAACGCCGTCACCACCAACGGCGAGGGCGGCCTGCTCGGTGTCGCCGTCGACCCCAAGTGGGAGACCAACCACTACGTGTATTTCATGCACACCGCCGCCGAGGGCAACCGGGTCGTCCGCATGACCTACGACGGCACGAAGCTCGGCGACTACAAGGTCCTGCTGCAGGGCATCAGGAAGAACCGCTACCACAACGGCGGCCGCCTCGCCTTCGGCCCCGACGGCTACCTCTACGTCTCCACCGGCGAGGCCCAGCAGCCCGACCTCGCGCAGGACAAGAACTCCCTGAACGGCAAGATCCTGCGCATGACCACCGACGGCAAGCCGGCCCCCGGCAACCCCTTCGGCAACTACGTCTACTCCTACGGCCACCGCAACCCGCAGGGCCTCGCCTTCGACCGCAGCGGCCGGCTCTGGGAGGCGGAGTTCGGCAACAGCTCCAAGGACGAACTCAACCTCATCAAGCCCGGCGCCGACTACGGCTGGCCCACCTGCGAGGGCAGCTGCAACGTCGCCGGCATGACCAACCCCAAGGCCACCTGGAACGTCTCCGAGGCCTCGCCGAGCGGCATCGCGATCGTCCGCAACGTGATCTACATGGCCTCCCTGCGCGGCGAACGCCTCTGGCGCATCCCCATCAACGGCGACACCGAGAGCGTCGGCACCCCGACCGCGTACTACGTCGGCACCTACGGCCGGCTGCGCACGGTCACCAAGGTGCCGGGCGCCGACCAGCTGTGGCTGTCCACCACCAACTGCGACAACAACGGAGGCGCCGCGGACGGGTCCGACGAGATCTTCCGCATCGACATCAGCTGA